A single region of the Lepus europaeus isolate LE1 chromosome 1, mLepTim1.pri, whole genome shotgun sequence genome encodes:
- the FEZF1 gene encoding fez family zinc finger protein 1 isoform X1 has product MDSSCHNATTKMLATAPARGNMMSTSKPLAFSIERIMARTPEPKALPVPHFLQGAVPKGDPKHSLHLNSSIPCMIPFVPVAYDTGSKAGVTGSEPRKASLEAPAAPAVAPAAPAFSCSDLLNCALSLKGDLARDALPLQQYKLVRPRVVNHSSFHAMGALCYLNRGDGPCHPAAGVNIHPVASYFLSSPLHPQPKTYLAERNKLVVPAAEKYPSGVAFKDLSQAQLQHYMKESAQLLSEKIGFKTSDFSRGSPNAKPKVFTCEVCGKVFNAHYNLTRHMPVHTGARPFVCKVCGKGFRQASTLCRHKIIHTQEKPHKCNQCGKAFNRSSTLNTHTRIHAGYKPFVCEFCGKGFHQKGNYKNHKLTHSGEKQFKCNICNKAFHQVYNLTFHMHTHNDKKPFTCPTCGKGFCRNFDLKKHVRKLHDSSLGLPRTPAGEPGTDPPPPLPQPPPVTLPPLQPPLPPPGPLQPGLHQGHQ; this is encoded by the exons ATGGACAGTAGCTGCCACAACGCGACCACCAAAATGTTAGCGACGGCTCCAGCCCGGGGCAACATGATGAGCACATCCAAACCCTTGGCTTTCTCCATCGAACGAATCATGGCGCGCACCCCCGAGCCCAAGGCCCTGCCAGTCCCCCATTTCCTGCAGGGAGCCGTGCCCAAGGGGGACCCCAAGCACTCTCTGCATCTCAACTCGTCGATCCCCTGCATGATCCCCTTCGTGCCCGTGGCGTACGACACCGGCTCCAAGGCAGGGGTGACGGGCTCCGAGCCACGGAAGGCGAGCCTGGAGGCCCCGGCTGCGCCCGCCGTGGCGCCCGCGGCGCCCGCGTTCAGCTGCAGCGACCTGCTCAACTGCGCGCTGAGTCTCAAGGGCGACCTGGCCCGCGACGCGCTGCCGCTGCAGCAGTACAAGCTGGTGAGGCCACGTGTGGTCAACCACTCTTCCTTCCACGCCATGGGTGCCCTGTGCTACCTGAACCGAGGTGACGGCCCGTGCCACCCGGCGGCCGGCGTGAACATCCACCCGGTGGCCTCCTACTTTCTCAGTTCCCCTTTGCACCCGCAGCCAAAAACGTATTTAGCCGAAAGGAATAAACTGGTGGTTCCCGCAGCGGAGAAGTACCCTTCCGGAGTTGCTTTCAAAGACCTGTCTCAGGCTCAGCTGCAGCATTATATGAAAGAGAGCGCCCAGCTTCTGTCGGAAAAAATCGGTTTCAAAACCTCGGACTTCAGCCGGGGCTCTCCTAATGCCAAGCCCAAAGTTTTCACTTGTGAAGTGTGTGGAAAG GTCTTTAACGCGCACTATAACTTAACCCGTCACATGCCGGTGCACACGGGAGCCAGACCCTTCGTTTGCAAAGTGTGTGGAAAGGGGTTCCGTCAAGCGAGCACCCTGTGCAGGCACAAGATCATTCACACGCAG GAAAAACCTCACAAATGTAACCAGTGTGGCAAAGCATTTAATAGAAGTTCCACGTTAAACACGCATACCCGAATACACGCAGGCTACAAACCTTTCGTGTGCGAATTCTGTGGCAAAGGATTTCATCAAAAAG GGAATTACAAAAACCACAAGTTGACCCACAGCGGGGAGAAACAGTTCAAGTGCAATATCTGCAACAAGGCTTTCCACCAGGTTTACAACCTCACCTtccacatgcacactcacaacGACAAGAAGCCTTTCACCTGCCCCACGTGCGGCAAGGGCTTCTGCAGGAACTTTGACCTCAAGAAGCACGTCCGCAAACTGCACGACAGCAGCCTGGGGCTGCCCCGCACGCCCGCTGGGGAGCCAGGCACCGATCCGCCGCCTCCGCTACCGCAGCCGCCGCCCGTGACGCTGCCGCCTCTGCAACCGCCGCTGCCGCCcccggggcccctgcagcccgggCTCCACCAGGGCCACCAGTGA
- the FEZF1 gene encoding fez family zinc finger protein 1 isoform X2: MDSSCHNATTKMLATAPARGNMMSTSKPLAFSIERIMARTPEPKALPVPHFLQGAVPKGDPKHSLHLNSSIPCMIPFVPVAYDTGSKAGVTGSEPRKASLEAPAAPAVAPAAPAFSCSDLLNCALSLKGDLARDALPLQQYKLPKTYLAERNKLVVPAAEKYPSGVAFKDLSQAQLQHYMKESAQLLSEKIGFKTSDFSRGSPNAKPKVFTCEVCGKVFNAHYNLTRHMPVHTGARPFVCKVCGKGFRQASTLCRHKIIHTQEKPHKCNQCGKAFNRSSTLNTHTRIHAGYKPFVCEFCGKGFHQKGNYKNHKLTHSGEKQFKCNICNKAFHQVYNLTFHMHTHNDKKPFTCPTCGKGFCRNFDLKKHVRKLHDSSLGLPRTPAGEPGTDPPPPLPQPPPVTLPPLQPPLPPPGPLQPGLHQGHQ; this comes from the exons ATGGACAGTAGCTGCCACAACGCGACCACCAAAATGTTAGCGACGGCTCCAGCCCGGGGCAACATGATGAGCACATCCAAACCCTTGGCTTTCTCCATCGAACGAATCATGGCGCGCACCCCCGAGCCCAAGGCCCTGCCAGTCCCCCATTTCCTGCAGGGAGCCGTGCCCAAGGGGGACCCCAAGCACTCTCTGCATCTCAACTCGTCGATCCCCTGCATGATCCCCTTCGTGCCCGTGGCGTACGACACCGGCTCCAAGGCAGGGGTGACGGGCTCCGAGCCACGGAAGGCGAGCCTGGAGGCCCCGGCTGCGCCCGCCGTGGCGCCCGCGGCGCCCGCGTTCAGCTGCAGCGACCTGCTCAACTGCGCGCTGAGTCTCAAGGGCGACCTGGCCCGCGACGCGCTGCCGCTGCAGCAGTACAAGCTG CCAAAAACGTATTTAGCCGAAAGGAATAAACTGGTGGTTCCCGCAGCGGAGAAGTACCCTTCCGGAGTTGCTTTCAAAGACCTGTCTCAGGCTCAGCTGCAGCATTATATGAAAGAGAGCGCCCAGCTTCTGTCGGAAAAAATCGGTTTCAAAACCTCGGACTTCAGCCGGGGCTCTCCTAATGCCAAGCCCAAAGTTTTCACTTGTGAAGTGTGTGGAAAG GTCTTTAACGCGCACTATAACTTAACCCGTCACATGCCGGTGCACACGGGAGCCAGACCCTTCGTTTGCAAAGTGTGTGGAAAGGGGTTCCGTCAAGCGAGCACCCTGTGCAGGCACAAGATCATTCACACGCAG GAAAAACCTCACAAATGTAACCAGTGTGGCAAAGCATTTAATAGAAGTTCCACGTTAAACACGCATACCCGAATACACGCAGGCTACAAACCTTTCGTGTGCGAATTCTGTGGCAAAGGATTTCATCAAAAAG GGAATTACAAAAACCACAAGTTGACCCACAGCGGGGAGAAACAGTTCAAGTGCAATATCTGCAACAAGGCTTTCCACCAGGTTTACAACCTCACCTtccacatgcacactcacaacGACAAGAAGCCTTTCACCTGCCCCACGTGCGGCAAGGGCTTCTGCAGGAACTTTGACCTCAAGAAGCACGTCCGCAAACTGCACGACAGCAGCCTGGGGCTGCCCCGCACGCCCGCTGGGGAGCCAGGCACCGATCCGCCGCCTCCGCTACCGCAGCCGCCGCCCGTGACGCTGCCGCCTCTGCAACCGCCGCTGCCGCCcccggggcccctgcagcccgggCTCCACCAGGGCCACCAGTGA